GACCTTGCCCGCCAGTACGTCACCCCCCGCGACCTCGCCGACGCATGGGATGTCGACCCCGACGCCATCAAGACCGCGATCCGAACCCGACTGGCCCACCACGACCGCAACCGCACCGAACCGGGCCGGCCGTTCCTGGTCGACCCCACCACTGGCACGGTCACCCGGATCGGCACCGCCACCCTCGATGTGCCCGACACCCCCGCCGCCGTCGGCCATGACGTCCTCGACCTGATCGCCGACACCGCACGGGGCGCGGCCGACGGCAGCGGCGCAACCGTCACCGTCACCAACATCGACCACGGCAGCACCGGAGTGGTCGTGGAACTCGACGGATGGACGCTCCACTGGTGGAAGGCCGACCCCGGGGTGTGGGGCTGGTCATGGTTCAGCGACGACGGCAACGACCTGTCCTTCGGCAACCTCGCCGACGCCGACGGCACCCGGCTCGCTGCCGATTTCGTGGCCGGGTCGACGGCAGTGATGCTCGCCGAAGCGGTCGGATGGGTCACTGCCGCGTTCGTGGCCAACCCCACCGCCGGCGGCCCCACTGGCCCTGACCCAATCGGTGTCCACGACCAAGGCGAATAGCCACACCGGCAGCCCTTGCTCGCCCACTATCCGGATACTAGGCTCCGCGTTCTCTTATTGGCCGCGCACGGCGGAGCCAAAGGATCGAAGCGGAGAGTTGGGGTGGGCTCGGGCTGCTCCTGCCTGACCGCAGATGGGAAGCCAGACATGTCCGCAACTAACCGACTGGGTGGCCGGTTCGCGATCGCATTCATCCTGATGGTCCTGCTCGCCACGCTCGCACCCATGAGCGCCTATGCCCAGGACACCGGGGGCGACACCACCCCTCCGACGATCACCAGCTTCGAACTGATCGACACCACGGGCGACACCGATGTCGGGCCAGTCCAGATCCGAATGCGGGCGACCGCGACCGACGACCTGTCCGGACCCTCTTCCGTGACTGCCTACTTCCGGTCCGAAGATGGCCGCAACACCGGCGCTTCGCTGTTGCGCACCCAGACACCGGGGGAGTTCCAAGGGTCGGCCCACTTTCCCCAGTACAGGGAGGGCGGCGTATACACATTGGTGGGGTTGGCGGCTGGTGACCAGGTCGGCAACGTCACCAACATCAATGGCGCGGCACTCACTCAGCAGTTCGGCACCCACACGTTCACCATCGCGGGCCAGGGCGACACCACCCCTCCGACGATCACCAGCTTCGAACTGATCGACACCACGGGCGACACCGATGTCGGGCCAGTCCAGATCCGAATGCGGGCGACCGCGACCGACGACCTGTCCGGACCCTCTTCCGTGACTGCCTACTTCCGGTCCGAAGATGGCCGCAACACCGGCGCTTCGCTGTTGCGCACCCAGACACCGGGGGAGTTCCAAGGGTCGGCCCACTTTCCCCAGTACAGGGAGGGCGGCGTATACACATTGGTGGGGTTGGCGGCTGGTGACCAGGTCGGCAACGTCACCAACATCAATGGCGCGGCACTCACTCAGCAGTTCGGCACCCACACGTTCACCATCGCCGGCCAGGGCGACACCACCCCTCCGACGATCACCGGCTTCGAACTGATCGACGAGGTCGCTGACGCCGGGGCTGGGCCGGTCCTGATACGGGTCCGGGCGACCGCGACCGACGATCTGTCCGGACCCTCTTCCGTGACTGCCTACTTCCGGTCCGAAGATGGCCGCAACACCGGCGCTTCGCTGTCGCCCACCCAGACGCCGGGCGAGTTCCAAGGGGGAGTGCACTTCCCCCAATACAGCCCAACGGGCGTCTTCACGCTGGTGGGGTTGGCGGCTGGTGACCACGCCGGCAACGTCACCAACGTCAATGGTGCGGCACTCACTCAACAGTTCGGCAACCCAACGTTCCGGGTTGGCAATGCGCCTACTGGCAACCACGTCCCGGTCGCCACTGTCCAAGGACCGTACACCGTTCCCGAGGGCGAAACGGTCACGGTGTCAGTCTTCGCCACCGACGCTGACGGCGACACGCTCACCTACGCATGGGACCTTGACGGCGATGGCGCGCCCGATCACGACACCAACCGCCCGTCAGTCACCTTCGCCAGCGGCGACCGGCCGATCGGCACTCAGGTGCAGATATACGCCGACGTGTGCGACACCTACGGGGTGTGCGCCCGCGCCCGGTCGAGCGTCACCGTCGTTTCCCCAGTGTCGATCACCACCGCTTCTCCGCTGCCGTCCGGCTCGATCGGCCAACCCTATGCCACGACGTTGACGGCTGCCGGTGGCACGACGCCTTACACGTGGGCAGTTGCTAGCGGCACCCTGCCCGCCGGCCTGGCCCTTGATAGTGGTACCGGAGAGATCGTCGGAACCCCCACCGCAGCCGGAACGTTCGGGTTCGTCATCACCGTCACCGACGCCAACGGAGCGACCGCGTCGGCACCGTTGACCACCGGCAACGCGCCGGCCACCACACAGCCCGGCACTGACATCAACACGCCCGTCATCGTGACGCCCACCAACCCCGACGGGACACCCGTTGTGGACAGCGACGGCAACACCGTCCTGTGCGACAGCTACGAGTTGGCCAACGACTCCGATCCACTGCCTGACGGCATCACCCTGGACCCGTCCACCGGGCTCCTCAGCGGTTCCGCAACTTCCGGCGGCACCTACCGAGTCATCGTGGAATGCTCCTACAACATCGATGGGCAGATCGGTGCCGCAGTCGCGGAGTTCACCATCACAATCGCCGCCGACACGACCCCACCGGCGGTCACCTGCACCACCCCGCCACACCCGGAAACCGGTTGGTTCACCGAACCGGTGACCGTCACCTGCACCGCGACCGACAACTCCGGCAGTGTGTCCCCAGCCACCCAGACGATCATCGTTGACACCGAGGGGCCCGACCAGGCCATCACCTCCGATCCCGCTTGCGATCCATCCGACAACTGCGTCACTGCGACGGTGACGGTGTCGATCGACCTGTCCAACCCGGACGTCACCACCACCGTCGACCCCGCCCCGAACGACCATGGCTGGCATCGCACCCCTGTGACGATCGCCGCCACGTGCACCGACGCGATATCCGGAATCGCCACCTGCGACGAACCGGTCACCGTCATTGCGGACGGTGCCGAGCAGACCTTCATCCACACTGGTACTGACCTGGCCGGACGAACCAGTCGGGCGGTCACCACCATCAACCTCGACCAGGTCGCCCCGCAGATCACCCTCACGTCCGTTGAAGACGGTGCCAGCGTCCACGACCGCGACGAGACGGCACCCAGTTGCGAAGCCACCGACTCCCTGTCCGGAACCATCGGTGACTGCACCGTTACCGTGATCAGGACCCCAACAGGCGGTGCCGACACCGTGACGGTGACCGCGACGGCCCGTGATGCTGCCGGCAACGAAACCACGATCAGTCGGACCTACACCGTCATCTACGACTCCGACGCCCCAACGATCACAGCCACGTTCAATGTCACCCCCAACAGCGCGGACTGGTACCGGATCGCCCCGACCGTCACCTTCACCTGCGACGACCCCTCGGGTGTCGTGGACTGCCCCGACCCGGTCACGTTCTCATTGGACGGAGCCAACCAGTCGGTCACCGTCACCGCAGCCGACCCGTGGGGCAACACCGCAACGCTTACCGTGGGTGGGATCAACGTCGACCAGACCGCCCCGACGTTGCAGCTGACCGGCGCACGGGATTCATACACCGTTGCTGACCGGATCACCATCGAATGCAGCGTCGATGACCTCACCTCCGGCGTGGCCACGCTGGACTGTCCAGGCATCGACACACCTGGCACCACATACGGGCCAGGTGCCCACACGATCACCGCCACCGCCGTGGACGTGGCAGGCAACACCACGTCGATGTCACACACATTCACCGTGACCGCGGACGTCGACAGCATCATGGCGCTGGTCGATAGCTACCTCGACGCGAGCAACCGACCGGGTGCCCAAGGGATATCCAACGCTCTGCGCAGCAAACTGGCATCAGGCGACTACGGAGCCTTCATCAACCAAGTGGAGGCCCAGTGCTGCATCGACGCCCCAGGCGGGAACGGCAAACGTTTCACCCGATCGCAGGCCGACGCCCTGATCACCCTCGCCACCTACCTGCGGGACCGCTGATCCACCTGACCCCGCACGTGGCCCCCTAGCCGGAGCCGGCCAGCCCAACCGCGACGTCGGCCACCCCCACCAACGACGCCCGATGGTCGAGGAACGGCAACCGGTCGGGCCGGCCGACCAACCCGACCAGGATCGCCGCCGTATCCCTCGACAGTTCCTTGGAAGCCAACCAGCGCGCCACCGACGGTACCGGCCCCGGAGCGGCGGATCGGTGGCGCACAACCAGACGATCGGGATCCGTCCGACCACACCGTCGGGCAGCCACATCGACGCGGTGAACCCGACCGGGTCAAACCCGTCGGGGAACCCGACACGGACGGGCCGAACCACATTGACCGACGCCAGCAGCACCTCGCAGGCCTCCGCCAGCATCCCGTCCCGGACCACCGGGTCGAGCAGCGCCATGCCAGGCCGGAGCGCCTTGGCAACAACGGCGTCGGCACCACCCGTGGCCGGGGGGTGCCGACGGGACCCGAGCCCCGACCCCGCAGGGGCAACCCGCCAAGATCGGTATGGCGGCCAAACAGCCTCCGGAGCTCATCGCCCCAACCCGTAGGGAATCGGACTGGCATCCCTTCAAGACCGTCGAAGCGAGCCAACCCCACCGCCGGCGGCCCCACCGGCCCTGACCCAATCGGTGTCCACGACCAAGGCAAGTAACCCCGACACGGCCGGACCGGACAGCATCAGGAGCTGTCCGGTCCGGCCCGACGCACACCCGAGCCCACCCGGGGCGTGTCGCCATTCGCCGGCCCGTCGCCCACCTCCGATACCTTCTCGCGGCCGAATCGAACCATCAGGGGCGCAGGGGACAACGTGGGACACAAGACAACCGCAATCGTGCTGGCCGCCTTGGCCCTCACCGGCTGTGCGACGGAGCCCGAACCCGTTGAGGATCCCTTCCAGGTCGTGTTCGACCAACTCGCCACGGTCGAGCTCGGCTGCCGTGGCCTGCCAGACGAGGGACAACGCCGGTTCGGTGACGTCCTTGCGCTGTCGTCCTCCTGCACCACCGTCGTGGACGACACAGACGTTGAACTCACCGTGGTCATCGACGACTTCGACACCCTCCAGAGTGCTGCGAACAGCCTTACCACCAGCACCTTCGTGATCACACCGGGCGCACTGGTCGTGGTCGACGCCAACCCTGCCCGACTGGCCGAACTCGTGGGAGGACTCATCGCCGGGGAGCTCGACGGCCAACTGGTCGCCCACGACGACAGCGACCGATTCTGCGAACTCGCCGAAGAAATGGCCGACTTGGTCGATGACGCCCTGCGGGTTGCACACGACACCGACTCCACCACGGCCGACATCTTGGCCCTCGAATACCAAGTGGGACAACTCGCCACCGAACTCGAAGAAGAAGCCCCCGAGGCCATAGCGGACATCTACGACTCGCCACTGGAATCCGACCAAGCGGCCATCCGCGACTACATCCACGACCAATGCGGCGTGGACGTCAACTTCGTCGAACCTGGCTGAGTCGCGCCGGACGGCGAACCAACCCAACACCCGCGGGGCCCTCCGTTCGCGTGAGGAAACGCACTGGAACTCGGAATGGCCCACCGTGACGGCCAGACACGACACCTTGGCCCGAACCTCCACTCCGCCTCCCACCACCCGTAGGGACACGCCCCATGGCCAACGACCTCTCCTGGGCCAGGCTTGCCCGCCTGGCTGCCAACCCCCCATACCTCGCCGCTGACCTCACCCACCGCGACCTCGACGCGGTCATGGTGTGGCTGACCGACGTCACCGTTGCGGCACGCCGCGTCCCGGCCCGCATCCACACCACCGCTGCGTCCACGCTGTGGCTGCGCTGCGCCGTCCTCACCGACCGGCTCGGCCACGCCGACGACGACGAGATCGAGCGGCGAGTCAACGAGGTCGTCAGCCGCTACGAACACATCCGTGCCGAACTGGCCGCACGTCTCGCCGAACGGATCCCTGTCGCGGCAACCAGCCGGCAGCACCAGATCGCCGCCTGACCAACCGGCCCCACCAGCAGCACGGACGACCATCACCGGTCATGAAGCGTCTCCGCGAACGGCTCCGCACACCCAGACAGCCAGAAGCACGGGCAGGCCACCTCGCCGTCGGCTTCGCCCTCTTCGTCAGCGTCGTCTTCGCCGTGCAGACATTCGCGTCCGACCCGACCGCAGACCACGTCCCGATCGCCGAGGTGCTCGCGGCCGCCGAGGACGCCGGGGCCGACCTGGTCGTCTACGACGAGAACGCCGGCACCATCACCGTCACATCCGACGGGCAGGAAACCACCGCGGGGGTGCCGGTCCGGAACGCCGACCCGATCCTCCAACACCTCCTCGACGCCAAAGCACCCCTCGAGATCCGCGCCGCCCAACCCCCCTCCTACCTGGGCAGCCTCATCCTCGCCGTCGCCCCCATGCTCCTCCTCGGAGCCGCCCTCCTCCTCTACCTGAGGAACCGGCAAGGCGGAGGCCCAGTCAACGACGCCGAACGCCCCGACGTCCGACTCGACGACGTCATCGGCATCGACGAAGCCAAAGCCGAAGCAACCGAAATCGTCGGCTACCTCGCCGACCCCTCCGCCTACGACCGCGTCGGCGCCAGACCACCCGTCGGCGTGCTCCTCACCGGCCCACCCGGCGTCGGCAAGACCATGCTTGCCAAGGCCATCGCCGGCGACGCCGGCGTCCCCTTCTTCAAGATCTCCGGCAGCGACTTCGTGGAGATGTTCGCCGGCCTCGGCTCCCGCCGCGTCCGCAGCCTGTTCACCGCCGCCCGCAAAGCCGCCCAAAGCGCGGGCGGCGCAATCGTGTTCATCGACGAGCTCGACGCCGTCGGCCGCCGCCGTTCCGAACACGCAGGCTCCGGCGGGCACCGCGAAGCCGAGCAGACCCTCAACGCCCTCCTCGTCGAGCTCGACGGGTTCACCGGACGCGACGGCGTCATCATCCTCGCCGCCACCAACCGGCCCGACGTCCTCGACCCCGCACTCACCCGACCCGGCCGGTTCGACCGCACCATCACCCTCGGGCTGCCCGACCTCCACGCACGAACCCGCCTGCTCGACCACCTCCTCGACCAGGCCCCCGTCCCCACCCAGGTCGACACCGCCGGCCATGCACGCCGCATGACCGGATCCTCCGGGGCCGCCCTCACCAACCTCATCAACCAAGCCAAGATCGAGGCCGCAAGGACCGGCTACGGCATCATCACCGACCGGCACGTCGACGCCGCCTGGGACCGCCTCCAGATCGGCACCCCCCGCCCCGACGCCGTCATCGACCCCTCCGACCGCCAAACCACCGTCATCCACGAAGCCGGCCATGCCGTCGCCGGACTCCTCCTCCCAGACGCCCCCGCCCCCACCCGCGTCTCAGCCCTCCCGCACGGCTCCGGCGTCGGCGGCGTCACCATCACCGACGGCACCGACCGACAGATGCTCACCCACGACCAGGCCCTCGCCCGCCTCACCGTCCTCATGGCCGGACGCGCCGCCGAACAACTCGTCCTCGGACCCGGCGCGACCAGCAACGGCGCCGCAGGCGACATCGCCTCCGCCACCGACCTGGCCCGCGCCATGATCACCCAATGGGGATGGGGAACCTTCGGCACTGTCCACCTCGACGGCCTCGGCCCCGACGGAACCCTCGCCGCCGACGTCGCCGACGGCGTCGCCACCATGCTCGATGCCGCCCTGCAACGCGCCAAGGACCTTCTGGCCCACAACCGGCCGTTCCTCGACGAGGTTGCCGACACCCTCGACCAGTTCGACACCCTCACCGGCCAAGACCTCACCGCACTCCGCAACGCCACCGACGGGACCGACGTCGTCCCCGCCGTCCCCTGACCCCGCCCGGGGCGGCCCGCCCCGCAGCGGAATGACAGCGGCATGACCGCCACGCCACCCTGCGGGGCCCCCACACGACGTGGGGGAGCCTGCCGCCACCCGGCCACCGCCGGCCGGTGCGCCGCCGGCCACCGCACCAGCACGCCTGCCAACCAGTCCAGCGCCACCAGCGCCAGCACCAACAGCGGCGGGGCCACGGCCGACCCGATGGCGACACCCGATGGCCGCCCGCCCGACCTGCAACCCGCCGGGACGCTGTACATCAACCAGGGCGGCAGGGTCACCTGCACCACCCACGGGGGCGGCTACCTCCAAGCGGCCGCCGGCCAGCAGCGCTACGTCGACGGCGACCACATCACCACTCCGTTGGATGATTGGGAGGTCTTCTCCCCGGAGGTTGTCGCCGAGGACGGCCTCGAATGCGAAACGTGCGCACGAGGAGGCCACCGGTGAGCCGCAACGAAGCCGAAACGGGCGAATGGGTGCTGCCCTCCGCTGAGGTCGCACGCGTCAAGAAGGCCCTCCGCGCCGCCCACAACGGTGTCGCTGAGGCCGCCTACAGGGAAGCGAAGGCCTTCTGGAAGCAGCACGGCACCCAGAGCGCGACCAAGTACGCCGAGGCCGCCGACCGGTTCGTCGCCCAGATCAGCCCCCGTCCGCCGTCGCTGTACGGCCGCCCCGACCCGCGGGCCGCCCACCAGCGGGCCGTTGCCGACGCCGTCCGCGAGGTGCTGGACCGGATCGCCTGGCACGCGCGGGGCGGCGGACAGGCCCTCCACGGCGCCACATGGGACGACATGGACGGGGTCGGCTGGGGTCGCAAGACCAACCGTGACACCACCTTCGGTGACGCCGAGGCGTCGGTGCGGATCAACGAGAAGACCCGGACGTTGCGCTGGACGGTCGAGGAGAACAACCACGCCGTCGAACACGCCCACGACGGCCTGCTCGGCAAGACGCTCTTCGGTCACCTCGCCAAGGTGAAGTGGACCCGCGGCACAGGCGGGATCGTCCGCTACCTCAGCGAGTACGACACCGACGGGTTCGGGCTGTCCAACGGTTCGCGGCTGTCGCAGTGGCACGGCCCTCGCGGCGCCGAGGTCTGGAAGCAGGAGACCGGCCACTACCCCTACGACTCGCCGCAGGGCAAGGCCGAAGCCGCCAAGGCGCAGGAGAAGGAACGGAAGAAGGCCGCAGCCGCCCGCAAGCGAGCGGCGGCGAAGCGGCAGAAG
This genomic window from Euzebya pacifica contains:
- a CDS encoding Ig domain-containing protein, with amino-acid sequence MSATNRLGGRFAIAFILMVLLATLAPMSAYAQDTGGDTTPPTITSFELIDTTGDTDVGPVQIRMRATATDDLSGPSSVTAYFRSEDGRNTGASLLRTQTPGEFQGSAHFPQYREGGVYTLVGLAAGDQVGNVTNINGAALTQQFGTHTFTIAGQGDTTPPTITSFELIDTTGDTDVGPVQIRMRATATDDLSGPSSVTAYFRSEDGRNTGASLLRTQTPGEFQGSAHFPQYREGGVYTLVGLAAGDQVGNVTNINGAALTQQFGTHTFTIAGQGDTTPPTITGFELIDEVADAGAGPVLIRVRATATDDLSGPSSVTAYFRSEDGRNTGASLSPTQTPGEFQGGVHFPQYSPTGVFTLVGLAAGDHAGNVTNVNGAALTQQFGNPTFRVGNAPTGNHVPVATVQGPYTVPEGETVTVSVFATDADGDTLTYAWDLDGDGAPDHDTNRPSVTFASGDRPIGTQVQIYADVCDTYGVCARARSSVTVVSPVSITTASPLPSGSIGQPYATTLTAAGGTTPYTWAVASGTLPAGLALDSGTGEIVGTPTAAGTFGFVITVTDANGATASAPLTTGNAPATTQPGTDINTPVIVTPTNPDGTPVVDSDGNTVLCDSYELANDSDPLPDGITLDPSTGLLSGSATSGGTYRVIVECSYNIDGQIGAAVAEFTITIAADTTPPAVTCTTPPHPETGWFTEPVTVTCTATDNSGSVSPATQTIIVDTEGPDQAITSDPACDPSDNCVTATVTVSIDLSNPDVTTTVDPAPNDHGWHRTPVTIAATCTDAISGIATCDEPVTVIADGAEQTFIHTGTDLAGRTSRAVTTINLDQVAPQITLTSVEDGASVHDRDETAPSCEATDSLSGTIGDCTVTVIRTPTGGADTVTVTATARDAAGNETTISRTYTVIYDSDAPTITATFNVTPNSADWYRIAPTVTFTCDDPSGVVDCPDPVTFSLDGANQSVTVTAADPWGNTATLTVGGINVDQTAPTLQLTGARDSYTVADRITIECSVDDLTSGVATLDCPGIDTPGTTYGPGAHTITATAVDVAGNTTSMSHTFTVTADVDSIMALVDSYLDASNRPGAQGISNALRSKLASGDYGAFINQVEAQCCIDAPGGNGKRFTRSQADALITLATYLRDR
- a CDS encoding AAA family ATPase, encoding MKRLRERLRTPRQPEARAGHLAVGFALFVSVVFAVQTFASDPTADHVPIAEVLAAAEDAGADLVVYDENAGTITVTSDGQETTAGVPVRNADPILQHLLDAKAPLEIRAAQPPSYLGSLILAVAPMLLLGAALLLYLRNRQGGGPVNDAERPDVRLDDVIGIDEAKAEATEIVGYLADPSAYDRVGARPPVGVLLTGPPGVGKTMLAKAIAGDAGVPFFKISGSDFVEMFAGLGSRRVRSLFTAARKAAQSAGGAIVFIDELDAVGRRRSEHAGSGGHREAEQTLNALLVELDGFTGRDGVIILAATNRPDVLDPALTRPGRFDRTITLGLPDLHARTRLLDHLLDQAPVPTQVDTAGHARRMTGSSGAALTNLINQAKIEAARTGYGIITDRHVDAAWDRLQIGTPRPDAVIDPSDRQTTVIHEAGHAVAGLLLPDAPAPTRVSALPHGSGVGGVTITDGTDRQMLTHDQALARLTVLMAGRAAEQLVLGPGATSNGAAGDIASATDLARAMITQWGWGTFGTVHLDGLGPDGTLAADVADGVATMLDAALQRAKDLLAHNRPFLDEVADTLDQFDTLTGQDLTALRNATDGTDVVPAVP